CGCAAGACCAAGAGCGGGGAGGAATCGTCGGTTAGTGCGATTGGAGAGGCCAAGAAGGCCATGCGCGCCGAGTTCCAGATCTGCCTATCGAAGATCTCCAGTTTCCTTGACTCCTTGGCAGCCGTTTACGTTAGGGATTTGGCCTTGGTAGGAGTCGAGGGAGGGACGAACGAGGTCGGTGAGGCGCCTCAGTCTTCCCGAGTTGAAGAGGCCACGCTTCCCGTCCGTAGGGCGGAGCTGGTAGGTGCGGAAGGAGACTTTGATCTGATCCTCGCGGACATGAAGTCCGAGTGCGTTCTTCCCTCCGACTCGAGTGAGCCCATTGGTCAAGATCTCGTTGTCGGGGACGCAGGAGGAGGCGTGGTTCCAAACCCAGAAGGGGTGGTTGGCGAGGATGAGGTTCCTCGTGCAGAGGATGATTGAGTTTGCAGTCTCGAGTGAGACTTTTGTTTTATGTTGTTGTTCCAGACAACTGTGGCCGTCTTTTTATTTTGAGACTGGCTGTTTGTGGCTTTGAATCCCCGTCGCTTCTGCGAGTTTTGAATGAAACTTAGTTTTTGCGTTTTTAAGATCTTGTGGAGTATTTATATGGGTGTAGAGGGAAGATTACGAGTAGTCATCTTGTACGCTAACTTTGTGTGAACGGCTATATCCGTGATCTATTTCGAGAGTTTTCTGCAGTGCGTAAACTTGTGGGATTTCTGAAGATGCTCGAATATTATCCAAGAGACAAATTTTATGATCTGGTATCAGGGTGTTTGATACTATGTCTAGAGATGTTAGAGACTAGTGTGTTGGGTTTAGGTTAAGACCAAGGACTAATCACGGCTTTAGGGGGTGCGATGACTACTTCGACTTACATTTCCCGCATTGTTTTCGACCTGATTCCGTCCCACATTAAAGTCTACGATATGTTATCGGCTGACATGACTTGTATGGTAGGAATCGAACATCTCTTCGAGGACAGTTTTTAAGTCTCCCGAGTGTGCGGACCAAAATTTTGGATTTTTTATATAGGACTATTACCCTTGTGTCGGGTGTTCGAGAGCTATCTCTAAGAGATGGCTTAGTCTGTTTAGGACGTTGAGAGTTTGTTGTGATCAGCAACAAACTTATCGGTAGATATTACCGTTTTATATTCTTCGCGAAGGATTCGTGTTAGGAAGTGTGTGTTTTATAGTCGTGGATGGACTGTTTTTAAAGCGGGTGTTCACTTTCGGAAGGTTCTTGACGAAAAAATGGTCCTTCGGGCGTTAGCGACGTCTCGTTTGCCGAAGGTCAAATTTTTTATTTTTTTATTTTTTTTATTTCTTTATATTTGGAAGTATACGAGTATACATATACGTACCTACTCCCCCACCCCTTTTTAATGCGGGCGGACAGCTGAGCAAAGCGCTGCTTAGTGGTAGTATTTTTTTTAGGTGCATTGCGTTCCAAGTTTTCGGAATTCTGACGTTCTCCATATTTGCGATTTCGTACGCGCCTGGTCGGACTACTTTTATGATTTTGTAAGGTCCTTCCCAGTTGGTTCCGAGTTTTCCTGCATTCCGCTCGGTGGTGTTTTGGAAAATTTTTTGGAAAAATTTTTGTAAGACTAAGTCGCCTTCTTTTAACTTGCGGCGGCGTACGTTAGTGTTGTAGTACTTTGCGGCCGCCTGTTGATAGTTTTGAATGCGTATAAGGACTTGGTCTCGTCATTCTTTGATGAGATCGAGCTCATCCAGCAACATTAGATTGTTTGAATCTTCTCGTTCTGGGAGTAATCTTCTGCGTACTCCGAGGAATTCGACTTCTGCTAGGATCATACATTCGCTTCCATAAACGAGAGGGAATGGAGTTTCTCCCGTGGCGCATCTCGGAGTCGTGCGATGTGACCACAAGACTCCTTCGAGTTCTTCGGCCCATCTACCCTTTTTAGCGTCCAATCGTTTCTTAATCCAATCAAGGATGGTCTTGTTAATTGTTTCTGCCTGGCCGTTGCATTGTGGGTATCTAGGAGTTGATTTGGTCAATCGTATCTTCCATTTTTCGCAGAAGGCCTCGAATCTGGTCGAAATAAATTGGGATCCATTGTCCATTACGATTTCGTACGGGACACCGTGTCTGCAGACAATGTTTCTCCACACAAAACTTTCGACTTGGGCATCTTTGATGCTTCCGTAGGAATCGGCTTCGACCCATTTTGAGAAAAATCCGTTAAACTTAACAAGAATCATTTTTGCTTTGACCTGTGCATGGGTCCGACTATGTCCATCGACCATCGCATGAATGGATATGGTGCCGAGATCGATGGGAGAACATCTGCCGGTTGATGGATAGTAGTGGACTTCTTCCATTATCCATCGTGCATTTTTTGCATTTTTGGCGAAGTTCTCGAATTGTTTCCGCATGATCCAGAGTGGACTTCTTCCATTATCCATCGTGCTTTCTCCCCTTCTACGCAGGTCATAAGTGGCCTGGAAAACCTCCACTTGTTGAGCTCTCCATCCACCAAGACGTATCGCGTTGATTGGGTCTTAATCTTTCGGGCAGCCCATTTTTCCGCTGGGAGTTTCCCGTCGGCTATGTATGCGAGGATGGTTTTTGTCCAAGGTTTGTCGAATCCATACTCGGATTGTTCTAGATCCTTCGTTGCTTGGAAATCGACTTCGCCTGGATCGCCGTCGGGTGACTCGATTAAGTTTATTATGACGGGTGGCCCGATGCTAGGGTGCTCTATGAATTCTACGGGAATCACCCTGGTCAGACCTGGATACGAACTAGATGCCAAGGCGGCTAGGGCGTCAGCCTGTGCGTTTTAGGCACGAGGAATCCGGGTTAGAGGAAATTGGTCGAAACTTTGAGCCAAGTTCTGAACGAGTTTTAAGTAAGCATCCATTCTCTCATCCCTTGCTTCGTATTCCCCGATGTATTGACTTGCAACTAGTTGGGAATCACAGTAGGCATGAACATTATGTATTTTTAGGCCATGAGCCAATCGTAAACCCGCGATTAGGGCTTCATACTCGGCTTCGTTGTTCGAAGCGTGGAAAATCAGTCGGAATGATTGTTCCAGTATTTCTTCCATTGGCGACGTGAGTCTGACTCCGACTCCAGAGCCTTGTTTGGAAGAGGATCCGTCAACGTGGAGGGTCCAGGTCAAATTGGGCTTTTGGTTAGTCGTGCACCCTGTAGGGAGTTCTACTAGGAAGTCGGCGAGCACCTGCCCTTATCTGTTGATCGCGAGATAAAGCGGTTGACCTCCCGCTTTGTTCTCGGGGATACCATTTCGATCAGCGTGGTGATCTGTTTAGGGTTGGCCTAGATCCCATGGAAGGTGACGAGGTACCCCAAGAATTCTCCAGATGCTACTGCAAACCGACACTTAGCGGGGTTAAGTTTCATATTGTGCAGGTTTAGCCTCTCGAAGCTCTTTTGGAGGTTAGTGATATGATCCCGCTCTTCGAGGGATTTGACGAGCATGTCATCGATGTACACCTCCATTGTCTTTCCGAGTTGTTCGGAGAACATACGGTTGACGAGTCTTTGATAAGTTGCACCAACATTTTTAAGACCGAAAGGCATCATCACCCTATAGCAGTAGGTCCCGCGGTCGGTTATGAATGCGGTGTTTTCCTGGTCGTCGTGGTTCATCATGATCTAATTGTACCCGGAGAACGCGTCCATGAAGGATAAGAGTTTGTTCCCTGCCGTTGCTTCGACCAAGCGATCGATGTGTGGTAGTGGGAAGCTATCCTTCGGACATGCCTTATTGAGGTCCGTGAAATCGATGCATACTCGCCACTTTCTATATTTCTTTTTAACAATGACTGGGTTAGCGTGCCAGTCAGGATACCTAACTTCGGTTATGGATCCGACTTTGAGAAGATTTTCAACTTCGTCGTTGACCGCGCCAGCGCGCTCGGGTCCCAGCTTTCATCTCTTTTGCTTGATAGGTTTGAAAGTCGGGTCGACGTTGAGCTCGTGGCATGTGATGTTGATATCAATCCCTGGCATGTCCTCTGCGGCCCATGCGAACGTGTTCAAGTTCATTTTCAGGCAGGCTATAAGCTCAATTTTCAGAGACTCACTCAGGTTCGCGCCGATTTTGACACAGCGGTCTGGGAATGCTTCGTATAAGTATGCCGAGACAACGGGATCGCAGGTTGGTTCGTGTTTTCCCTCCAAGACTTTGGCTACTCGTGATTGCCAAAAGACCTCAGTTTCGCCTTGTTCTGGGGCGTTGTCCATGGCGGACGATTTCTTTTTCTTTATAGGCATTACCTCCGCTAAAGGGTTCTTTCGCTTTAATTCTGCGGCGACGCATACTCGCGAGATTCTCTGATCTCCCCAGATGTTCTCGATTCCACTAGGGGGTTGGGAATTAGAGACACATGTGGTATGTTGACGGGACTGCTTGCATTGAATTCAACCATGGAGTTCACGTTACACGACACAGGTCGATCAATGACCAAGAACTCCACGATTTTTGTCATGCTGCCGGCTTTAACCGAGAGGTTGATTGTGCCGAGAGTCATGGTTGCCTCCCCCGAAAGTCCTACAACTGGATTCAGATCTTCTGCGATTCTGGATGGGCAGATTCCCATTCTTCCGAGGGTGCTTTTGCAGATCATATCGGCCGAGCTTCTAGTGTCGACCAATATCCTTGCGATATCGATATTCTGGATTGTCAGCTCAACGACAAGGAGATCATTGAGAGGTTTGACCGGATCGGCCGTTGCTCTCTCCTTGAAGGAGAAATCGGATAGAGTCATGGTCTATAAGTGTTTTAATATATATTTACTACTATATAGAGTCTCTTTAGATTATTTACAGGTTCAGGGACGATTTGGAGGAATGTGGTGATTTTGGTGTCTTTTAGAGCCTTTTGATGTGCAGAGCTGCACAGACGTGTCAGATGTTTAGCTATGGATGGAGAGCTTCCCTCTGTTAGATTGAGCCCATCGTTTGACATAAGATAGATCTTTGAGTTATCTTTCCAATGCCACCGGTTTGTGGTCAATCAGCATCATGTAGCAGAAGTTATGCCTATTTTGCTGAAGAGTGGTTAGTCTGCCTCGCGAGAGGAAGCTGTCGAGGAGATGAAGGACTGTCGATCGATGAAACACCATTGGCGTCGGTCGACGTTGATGCCAGAATATGGGCTGAGCATATTTTATGACCGACTGATGCCCAGAAGCAACAATAAATTACCAGAATACCCTTGGACGACCAGAAACACTATTTATGTTATTTATAAGCCATTGTTGACGGCTATGCTATCTAAGCTTTCTTTGATTCATAGTTCTAAGTTAGGAGAGAAAGGAGGAACCCCTTCAGAGTCCTCCTGGAACTCCTTCAGAGTCCTCCTGGAACTCCTTTGGTTTTTATATCTATTCTATTGCAGTTTTATTATCTATTCATCTATGATTTTATGTGACAACTTCGTGATTGAATAGATCCACCTGTTAGGCTTAGGGTTCAAATAGGTTACGTGGGATTAGCCCCAAATATAGAATTGCTAGGTTGTGATATTCATCAATAGGGTGTTCTTACTGCTTGTGTTCTAGAGTTGCGAACTAGAACCTTGATCTTAGAATCATTACGCACAAGCGATAGCTTGGTCTTTTCTCTGAATAGATCCTCATTGAACTTGGATTGCTAGAAACAAATGATAACTGATTTAGGAATCCAAGTGAGTACTTTATCAACCCGAGCGCAAATCTTGCTGGAATGGTGTCGATCGATAATAGAATAATCGATCGACGTCGTGAAAGGTGTATCGATCGATATTCCTCTAGAATCATCAATCGACACTTTCGAATTGATCGACAAACGATAGTTGAGATCATTAGATCTAGTCAATTGACGAATCTAGATCCGAGAGCCTATCGATTTGTTCTTAATTGCTGAGCTCTTTAATATACTGCATACAACAATTAGCCTCTATATCATTATAATCCTGATTACCTGAATAGAAACCCTAGATCTAGCAACCATCCTTCCATCAATTAATCAGCCGAGCAACTGCCTTGCTCACCACTGCAATTTACTATATTTATTGCTTTATAAACTATTAGCCTAGCTTAATCTTATAACTATTAGATCTTTTGTGTCAGAAAACCTAAATTTCTCAGAGGTCCCGGATTATCTGCGTAAACACACGAAAAACGAAAGAGACAAAGTAAACAGAATACTGAAAGTAGATTGCACAGAGGCGTATTATTGATTGGTAAAAGAACAAGGTTACAAAATTCGCGAGACATAAGACAGACATGGTTTCGCTAGCTGAGTTTATCTTAGAAAAAGAACGAAAAGAGTCTAAGTAAAAATCCGGCCGCCAAAATCCTAAGTTTTTCTAAGCTAGCCGAGTTCTCCTAGGTCTCCAAAAATTCTCCTCTGCGTCCTCGGCTCTGGCTCCTCTTATATATGCCTCATAAGTCGATTTTCGCGGAAATATTCATTTTCTTTTCGATCTTCATCATATATTGAAAGTAGAATGCACAAAGGCGTATTATTGATTGGTAAAAGAACAAGGTTACAAGATTCACGAGAGATAAGACGGACAGGGTTTCGCTAGCTTAGTTTATCTTAGAACAAGAACGAAAAAAGTTTAACTAAAATTCCAGCCGCCAAAATCGTAAGTTTTTCTAAGCTAGCAGAGTTCTCCTAGGTAAAAACCATACCCCCAGGCGTCCTCGGCTCTGGCTCCTCTTATATATGCCTCCTAAGTCGGTTTTCGCAGAAATATTTATTTTCTTTTCGATCTTCATCATTATCTTGGAAACTTTACATTTATCTTCCGATTTCGCGAGATTTATCTTCTTCTGCAAGAAAAGATACGCCGTCATAGCATCATTGAGCTTGGCTTTTGTTTATGAAATCGTGAGTGGGCTCTTAGCCGCGTTCTGGGCCTCTTTGGGCCGTTTTCCGACTTAAACATTTTTTACGATTTCTTCGAAAGAACATTTATTGATGCGACAACGGTTTGCCGAAGAAGTTCATATTTCTCTTATAGTTAGACGAGTATGGTGTCAAGACAACCGTCATTGTTTATACGAAAACCATGAACATTATTCGGGAAGACGAGTTCTCATGGTTCTTATTATAAAGCTCCAATGGCAACTCCAATAGATATGAAACAAGAGGGAGTTCGATACAGTCTTGGGAGAGGAGCATTGCGGACATGATGAGAATAACGCGATCGTCCCAGCTCGGCCATCCGCCGAGCTGGTAGCGCGTTTGATTCAGCTCGGCCATCCGCCAAGCTGGTCGCGCGTTCGGTCCAGCTCGGCCATCCGTCGAGCTGGACTGTTCGTTTTTTGGTTTCGGGGTTCGTCTCTCTTTGAAACTTACGTTTGAGAGCTTTTAACGAGAGTGTGTCGAGAAGGTTTCCGCTATGAAATGTGATTTTAGACGTTGATTTCGAGATAACCGTTTTTGACCCCAACATCCATCACCCCTCGACGGTTCATCCACCAACGGCCTTCCGTCTCGAGATCGGATGTGTTAAAATCCTTTCTTTCCAATCACAGGAGCGAAATAATAAGAGTAAAGAATTTTGGATATCCCGAATGGTATACCATGGAACTCCCCAGGACTTGGATAGCAATCAGCGTACGCCAGGATATTGGAGTCAATTGAGACGGCGTGAAGCCCAAACAAGCAGATACCTCTGCTATCAATGAAGGAATAAACCCTCTAAAGCCTGCCTCAAAATATGCTTCGAAGATATCCATCTCGTTCGTTCCTCCGTCTGGAGCACGTTTGAATTCGGAAGCACACTAAACCCCACGAAAGGAGAAATCAAATACTTCCTCCGAATTTCCACCAAATCGTCCTCGCGGATTTCAGGGCAAGGACCGTCATCGTCCGACAATAAGGATCGTCGCTGCCTCAATAGAGCCATAGGAACCGCCTAATCGGCCTCAGGGATATCCCCCCAAGAAGGAACATGGGATGAGAAAGGATCTGCAAAAAGGCGGCGAGGTCACATACGTCCACCCACAAACGAGGCATGGAAAGCGGGAAGGTTGGATGATTGATCCATTCTACGCAAGAGGAAAGTAAGATCTAGAGGGTCGAACTGTCAATAGCAACTCTCCGAACCCGTGTATATATATTGCCTCCTCCGTCGAATGAATCGGAAAAATGGAAAGGATGATTTCTCCGAAAAAGGCAAGACGACAAGGGAATATTTCTGAAACGATGGCGAAAAGGAAATGTGGGTTTCATCTCGGAGATAGAAGAAAAGTTGTAAAAAGGGAATCACGGACTTGCCCATCATTATGGAATCTAGAATGCATAACCCTAGTATTCTCCTCCAAGTCCGAGGGTCCCATTCTTCGAAAAAGAAAATCCTCGCCATCGGATCTTCTACTTCAAAGAGCTGCACTCGACTTCATTGCCAAAGAAGACGTTAAGGCTTCAAAACTGCAAATCAAGAGTATTCACCGGCCCGCCAAAGACTGAAGGTCCGGAACCCTGTGAAGTCACCTTCCAACAGGTCCAAAATCTGCCACGAGACCCTAGTTTACTCAGGGGAAGCCAGTTCTCCTCCAGGTTCTAACACGGTTCAGGCCTAGGCGTTGATTTGTTAAGCCGTATCTTCCATATTTCGCAGAACGCCTCGAACCGGGTCGAGATAAACTGAGATCCGTTATCGGTTACGATTTCGTAAGGAACTCCATGCCTACAGATGATGTTTCTCCATACGAAACTTTCGCCTTCGACATCTTTTATACTTGCGTACGAATCTGCCTCTACCCATTTTCAAAAGAAATCGCTGAGGACTAAATGGAAACGCTTTTGCTTTGAATTATGAAGGGGACCGACGATGTCCATGGCCCAGCGCTTAAAAGGATAGGGCGATGTGATGGTGGAGAGAACTTCGGCTGGTTGGAGCATGCCTCTTGCATTTTTCGCATTTTCGTGCAAACTTCTCGCAATCTCCGATCATCGTTGGCCAGTAGTATCCATGGAGCTTGATTTTCACTGCTAGTGATCTTCCGACGGAATGATTGCCGCAGGACCCAGAATGTACTTCTTCCATCACTTTTCTCGCTTTTTCCCCTTCCAGGCACTTCATGAGTGGTCCGGAGAATCTCCATTTGTAAATTTCACCGTCTACTGTTACGTAGCGCGCGACCTTTGTTCGGACTT
This genomic interval from Brassica oleracea var. oleracea cultivar TO1000 chromosome C2, BOL, whole genome shotgun sequence contains the following:
- the LOC106324103 gene encoding uncharacterized protein LOC106324103, translating into MDNGRSPLWIMRKQFENFAKNAKNARWIMEEVHYYPSTGRCSPIDLGTISIHAMVDGHSRTHAQVKAKMILVKFNGFFSKWVEADSYGSIKDAQVESFVWRNIVCRHGVPYEIVMDNGSQFISTRFEAFCEKWKIRLTKSTPRYPQCNGQAETINKTILDWIKKRLDAKKGRWAEELEGVLWSHRTTPRCATGETPFPLVYGSECMILAEVEFLGVRRRLLPEREDSNNLMLLDELDLIKE